One part of the Vibrio hyugaensis genome encodes these proteins:
- a CDS encoding AAA family ATPase — protein sequence MNHAQQAINELIEQTEKSVIGQSHVVQALVIGLLTNGHVLLEGLPGTAKTRSVKSLANLLNTSFGRIQFTPDLLPSDVTGTEVYQELDGKPQLHFQPGPIFNSIVLADEVNRAPAKVQAALLEAMAEGTITVGDKTHVLPELFMVLATQNPVEQEGTYPLPEAQMDRFIMKVTVDYPEDEAERDIIRLVRSEELGSETSNELVTPKHIEPELVIEARRQLPSIAVSELVESYIVALVMATRKPERYADSQLQKWIEIGASPRASISLDKCARAYAWLQGRDHVTPDDVRAMVPSVLGHRFSLSYDALADGVDHQRVVQELLDCVEIG from the coding sequence ATGAACCACGCACAACAAGCCATTAATGAATTAATCGAACAAACTGAAAAAAGCGTCATTGGACAAAGCCATGTGGTTCAGGCTTTGGTGATAGGGTTACTGACCAATGGTCACGTACTTTTAGAGGGCTTACCGGGAACGGCAAAAACGCGCTCGGTGAAGTCGCTTGCGAACCTACTTAATACCAGTTTTGGTCGTATTCAGTTTACCCCAGACTTATTACCTTCTGACGTAACAGGTACCGAAGTGTACCAAGAGCTGGATGGCAAGCCTCAGCTTCACTTCCAGCCGGGTCCAATTTTCAACAGTATTGTGTTGGCGGATGAGGTGAACCGTGCGCCAGCAAAAGTACAAGCCGCACTGCTAGAAGCAATGGCAGAAGGTACGATCACAGTGGGTGATAAGACACACGTCTTGCCTGAGTTGTTCATGGTGCTTGCAACGCAAAACCCTGTGGAGCAAGAGGGGACGTATCCATTGCCAGAAGCGCAGATGGACCGTTTTATCATGAAAGTGACTGTTGATTACCCAGAAGATGAAGCCGAGCGCGATATCATTCGTCTGGTACGCAGTGAAGAGTTGGGTTCAGAAACCAGTAATGAGCTAGTGACGCCAAAACACATCGAGCCTGAATTAGTGATTGAAGCGCGTCGCCAACTTCCTTCTATAGCCGTGTCTGAATTAGTCGAAAGCTACATCGTAGCGTTGGTAATGGCGACACGTAAACCAGAGCGTTACGCCGATTCCCAGCTACAAAAATGGATCGAAATCGGTGCGAGTCCTCGTGCATCTATCTCGTTAGACAAATGTGCGCGAGCTTATGCTTGGTTGCAAGGCCGTGACCACGTCACGCCTGATGACGTGCGTGCAATGGTGCCATCGGTGCTGGGACATCGCTTCTCACTTTCTTACGATGCACTTGCCGATGGTGTTGATCATCAGCGCGTGGTGCAAGAGTTGCTTGATTGTGTAGAAATCGGATAA